The following are from one region of the Aquirufa lenticrescens genome:
- a CDS encoding glutamine synthetase III family protein, whose amino-acid sequence MAITRFKALELAQSRTGTPVKLPTEKVSDYYGSMTFSDEVMRSLLSPEAYLKINTAIQTGSKIDRDAADEVAAAMKSWAISKGATHYTHWFQPLTGTTAEKHDSFFDIDLSNGKAVEKFKGSALVQQEPDASSFPNGGIRSTFEARGYTGWDPSSPAFIMENAAGTATLCIPSVFVSYTGEALDYKTPLLKSIELVDKAATAVIKEFFNRDVSKVIPTLGAEQEYFVVDEALFNARPDLVMAGRTVFGHAPAKGQQLEDHYFGSIPNRVNAFMVDFEIEALKLGMPVRTRHNEVAPAQFEVAPTFEEANLACDHNALLMDLMSKVASKHKFKVLFHEKPFAGINGSGKHNNWALATDTGINLLAPSSKPKENLRFLTFFVNTLKAVHDRADLLRASIASAGNEHRLGANEAPPAIVSAFLGSTMSQVLDDMENMDGLDEIQLEKGDNVYLKLGINKIPSLILDNTDRNRTSPFAFTGNKFEFRAVGSSANSAAPMTVLNTIVADQLIKFRKEVEEILEKGVKKELAIMEVLKRYVKESKNIRFEGNGYSDEWVEEAARRGLSNLKTTPEALAVYARPESIELFTKHGIYSKEEMHARHEIELENYVKKIQIESRVIGDMAINHIVSTSLKYQTQLVENVKGQKEIGIDPQYYAPTIEMIKKISEYTSSIVRLQNGMTEARKEANNIEDLEERAVLYSTKVKGYFEEIRYSVDKLELIIDDDEWPLPKYRELLLIK is encoded by the coding sequence ATGGCAATCACTCGATTTAAGGCTCTTGAGTTAGCTCAATCCCGTACAGGAACTCCCGTAAAGCTTCCTACAGAAAAAGTTTCGGATTATTATGGAAGCATGACCTTCAGTGATGAAGTGATGCGTTCATTACTATCTCCAGAAGCTTATTTAAAAATAAATACAGCCATCCAAACGGGGTCTAAGATCGATCGCGATGCAGCGGATGAAGTAGCAGCAGCGATGAAATCTTGGGCCATTTCGAAAGGAGCAACCCACTATACGCACTGGTTTCAACCTTTAACAGGTACCACAGCAGAAAAACACGACTCTTTCTTTGATATTGATTTAAGCAATGGAAAAGCAGTAGAGAAATTCAAGGGTTCGGCCCTAGTACAACAAGAACCCGATGCATCTTCGTTTCCTAATGGAGGTATTCGTTCTACTTTTGAAGCACGTGGATATACGGGTTGGGATCCATCTTCGCCAGCCTTTATTATGGAGAATGCGGCTGGAACGGCCACTTTATGTATTCCATCTGTCTTTGTTTCGTACACAGGGGAAGCTTTGGACTACAAAACACCTTTATTAAAATCCATCGAATTAGTTGATAAAGCGGCTACCGCTGTGATTAAAGAATTCTTTAATCGTGATGTTAGCAAAGTTATTCCTACGTTAGGAGCAGAGCAAGAATATTTCGTGGTAGACGAGGCCTTATTTAATGCGCGACCTGATTTAGTGATGGCAGGACGTACGGTTTTTGGCCATGCACCAGCGAAAGGACAGCAATTAGAAGATCATTATTTCGGATCTATTCCAAACCGCGTGAATGCCTTCATGGTAGACTTCGAAATCGAGGCACTTAAATTAGGTATGCCCGTGAGAACGCGTCACAATGAGGTAGCTCCAGCTCAGTTTGAAGTGGCGCCTACCTTTGAAGAAGCAAACTTAGCATGTGACCACAATGCTTTATTGATGGATTTGATGTCCAAAGTGGCCTCTAAACATAAATTCAAAGTCCTATTCCACGAAAAACCTTTTGCAGGAATTAACGGATCTGGAAAGCACAATAACTGGGCACTAGCAACAGATACAGGTATTAATTTATTAGCCCCTTCATCGAAGCCTAAAGAGAATTTACGCTTCTTGACATTCTTTGTCAATACCTTGAAAGCGGTACATGATCGCGCTGATTTATTACGTGCGTCTATCGCGTCAGCAGGAAATGAACACCGTTTAGGCGCCAATGAAGCGCCCCCAGCCATCGTTTCTGCTTTCTTAGGAAGTACGATGAGCCAAGTTTTGGACGACATGGAAAACATGGATGGACTAGACGAAATTCAATTAGAAAAAGGAGACAATGTATACCTTAAATTAGGTATCAATAAGATTCCATCGTTAATCCTAGATAATACGGATCGCAACAGAACATCTCCATTTGCCTTTACTGGTAATAAATTCGAATTCCGTGCGGTAGGATCTTCTGCTAACTCTGCGGCTCCAATGACGGTATTAAATACCATTGTAGCTGACCAATTAATCAAATTCCGCAAAGAGGTGGAAGAGATTTTGGAGAAAGGCGTGAAGAAAGAATTAGCCATCATGGAGGTCTTAAAGCGCTATGTAAAAGAATCTAAAAATATCCGTTTCGAGGGTAATGGATATTCAGACGAATGGGTAGAAGAGGCAGCACGTCGTGGTTTGTCTAATTTAAAGACTACACCTGAGGCTTTAGCGGTTTACGCTCGTCCAGAATCTATTGAATTATTCACGAAACATGGTATCTATTCGAAGGAAGAGATGCACGCACGTCATGAAATCGAATTAGAAAACTACGTAAAGAAAATTCAAATTGAATCTCGCGTGATCGGTGATATGGCCATTAACCATATTGTTTCGACTTCATTGAAGTATCAAACGCAATTAGTAGAGAATGTAAAGGGCCAAAAAGAAATTGGCATCGATCCTCAATACTATGCGCCTACGATCGAAATGATCAAAAAAATCTCCGAATACACGTCCTCCATCGTTCGTTTACAAAATGGCATGACTGAGGCGCGTAAAGAAGCAAATAACATCGAAGATTTAGAAGAAAGAGCTGTTCTGTACAGCACAAAGGTAAAAGGCTATTTCGAAGAGATTCGCTACAGCGTCGATAAATTAGAATTAATCATCGATGATGATGAGTGGCCATTACCAAAATACCGTGAACTATTGTTAATCAAATAA
- the mtaB gene encoding tRNA (N(6)-L-threonylcarbamoyladenosine(37)-C(2))-methylthiotransferase MtaB, protein MKKVAFYTLGCKLNFAESSSIARSLEPMGFVRAEFQDQPDLFVINTCSVTEQADKKCKKVVREAKKINPNSTIVIIGCYAQLKPEEISAIPGVDLVLGANEKFQLPTLLPPYLNRESADLPKLIASEIRYDLDYHASYSVNDRTRTFLKVQDGCDYPCSYCTIPLARGQSRSDTIEKVLGLIEEIAAKDVKEIVLTGVNIGDFGIQNGKRVETFFQLVQAIEEKSTIQRFRISSIEPNLLTSEMISFLGSSTKFVPHFHIPLQSGSNAVLRLMKRRYQRELYVDRVMSIKEVMPNACIGVDVIVGHPGETPELFLETYEFLNGLAISYLHVFPYSERPNTYAVDIKPKVDGMQKAERSKMLHILSDKKRHAFYESQAGLKGQVLFEESATPGTMEGFSENYVRVVVPFDPLQINTVQQVRYKSLNETGEMLGVVLEH, encoded by the coding sequence ATGAAAAAAGTCGCTTTTTACACTCTTGGTTGCAAATTGAATTTTGCCGAATCCAGCTCCATCGCTCGGTCTCTCGAACCGATGGGTTTTGTTCGCGCGGAGTTTCAGGATCAACCGGATTTGTTTGTCATCAATACCTGTAGCGTTACGGAACAGGCAGATAAGAAGTGTAAGAAAGTTGTTCGAGAAGCGAAGAAAATTAATCCGAATTCGACCATTGTTATCATTGGCTGTTATGCCCAATTGAAGCCAGAAGAAATTTCGGCTATTCCAGGGGTGGATTTAGTGTTAGGGGCGAATGAGAAGTTTCAATTGCCTACCTTGCTTCCCCCCTATTTGAATCGTGAATCTGCGGATTTACCTAAGTTAATTGCCTCGGAGATCCGCTACGATCTCGATTATCATGCGTCCTATTCTGTGAATGATCGCACTCGTACTTTCTTGAAGGTGCAGGATGGTTGCGATTATCCTTGTTCTTATTGTACGATTCCTTTGGCTCGTGGCCAGTCGCGTTCTGATACGATAGAAAAAGTGTTGGGTTTAATTGAAGAGATTGCTGCCAAAGATGTCAAGGAAATAGTCCTCACAGGAGTTAATATTGGTGATTTTGGCATTCAAAACGGAAAGCGTGTAGAAACCTTTTTTCAGCTTGTTCAAGCGATTGAAGAGAAGTCAACCATTCAGCGTTTCCGTATTTCATCCATAGAGCCTAATTTGTTGACTTCGGAGATGATATCCTTTTTAGGTTCGTCCACAAAGTTTGTTCCTCATTTCCATATACCCTTGCAATCCGGGTCGAATGCGGTTTTACGTTTGATGAAGCGACGCTATCAACGAGAATTATATGTTGATCGGGTGATGTCCATTAAAGAAGTGATGCCCAATGCGTGCATCGGAGTCGATGTAATTGTAGGTCATCCAGGAGAAACACCTGAATTATTTTTAGAAACTTATGAGTTTTTAAACGGTTTAGCTATTTCTTATCTACATGTTTTCCCTTATTCTGAGCGCCCGAATACCTATGCGGTGGATATCAAACCCAAAGTAGATGGTATGCAAAAAGCGGAGCGTTCGAAGATGTTACATATTTTATCGGATAAAAAACGTCATGCTTTTTATGAGTCTCAAGCCGGTTTAAAAGGTCAGGTTTTGTTTGAAGAATCAGCCACACCGGGTACGATGGAAGGTTTTTCTGAAAACTACGTTCGAGTGGTTGTACCTTTTGATCCTTTACAAATCAATACTGTTCAGCAAGTTCGTTATAAATCGCTGAATGAGACGGGTGAGATGTTAGGGGTTGTTTTAGAGCATTAG
- a CDS encoding competence/damage-inducible protein A has protein sequence MVKAEIITIGDEILYGQILDTNTQWISLELDKLGIKTVRKSSVGDQKSEILQILTEAARRADVVFITGGLGPTKDDLTKKILAEYFGCELAMHPVALQDVTEFFAKRGRELSDINRDQALLPTKAEFIRNSQGTAPGMWFNEKGVIWVSMPGVPYEMKNIMEQEVLPRLVKHFQMPVIYHKVIKTVGIGESYLSDLIESWELQLPEHIKLAYLPSMGIVKLRLTAVGEDLARLQEEVEVELQKVHPLIKSYIFGYEKDELADVVGRLLIDQKATLSVAESCTGGHLAHQFTQNPGSSAYFIGGILSYANQVKIDQLGVAEEILASQGAVSEAGIQAMAQGVQKRLRTTYALATSGIAGPDGGTEEKPVGTVWIALAHPTGVITRKLTLGGTRMQNIYLSSLACVNLLRRYLLNDLS, from the coding sequence ATGGTTAAGGCTGAAATTATTACCATTGGGGATGAGATACTTTACGGGCAAATCCTGGATACGAACACGCAGTGGATCAGTCTTGAATTAGATAAATTAGGGATCAAAACTGTACGGAAATCATCCGTTGGTGATCAAAAATCAGAAATACTTCAGATACTTACAGAGGCCGCTAGACGGGCTGATGTTGTTTTTATAACTGGCGGATTAGGTCCTACGAAGGATGATTTGACGAAAAAGATTCTAGCGGAGTATTTTGGCTGTGAATTAGCCATGCATCCAGTAGCCTTACAAGATGTGACCGAATTCTTCGCGAAACGGGGTCGAGAACTTTCGGATATCAATCGAGATCAAGCGTTATTACCTACAAAGGCTGAATTTATTCGCAATAGTCAAGGCACAGCTCCTGGAATGTGGTTTAATGAGAAAGGCGTTATTTGGGTTTCGATGCCAGGTGTCCCTTATGAGATGAAAAATATCATGGAGCAGGAAGTGCTTCCTCGATTAGTTAAACACTTCCAAATGCCCGTCATCTACCACAAGGTCATAAAGACGGTCGGAATAGGTGAATCTTATTTATCAGATCTGATAGAAAGCTGGGAATTACAATTGCCTGAACATATTAAATTAGCCTATTTACCCTCTATGGGTATTGTTAAATTACGTTTAACGGCTGTGGGTGAAGATTTAGCCAGATTGCAAGAGGAAGTGGAGGTAGAATTACAGAAGGTACATCCGTTGATTAAATCCTATATTTTTGGGTATGAAAAGGATGAACTGGCAGATGTGGTGGGTCGTCTATTGATTGATCAAAAAGCTACCTTGTCTGTAGCAGAAAGTTGTACTGGTGGACATTTGGCTCATCAGTTTACCCAAAACCCCGGTAGTTCAGCCTATTTCATTGGTGGAATACTCTCTTATGCTAATCAAGTTAAAATAGATCAATTAGGGGTAGCTGAAGAGATTTTAGCTTCGCAGGGCGCCGTATCAGAAGCGGGTATTCAAGCGATGGCGCAGGGTGTCCAAAAAAGACTCAGAACTACCTATGCTTTAGCCACTTCTGGCATTGCTGGGCCAGACGGAGGAACGGAAGAAAAACCGGTAGGGACGGTTTGGATTGCTTTGGCACATCCCACAGGAGTAATTACTCGAAAATTGACTTTAGGAGGAACGCGCATGCAAAACATTTATTTAAGTTCCTTAGCTTGTGTAAATTTGTTGCGCAGATATTTATTAAACGATTTAAGCTAA
- a CDS encoding acyl-CoA desaturase, protein MQLVLPAFFIHWYVSLFSQTFFLHRYSAHKMFLMNKFWEKFFYFLTYLSQGSSFLSPRAYAILHRMHHAFSDTKKDPHSPMFSSNVFTMMWKTKNIYNAVLNREQKVEERFEHDYPVSKTIEKIGDSWISRLGWGVAYASLYIVGYVYFDMHWAFFFLLPVHFLMGPVHGAIVNWSGHKYGYQNYDNHDHSKNSLIFDVVMMGELFQNNHHKLPNRVNFATKWFEFDPTYPMIKLLTLLRIIRPNVKPADAKF, encoded by the coding sequence ATGCAATTAGTACTTCCGGCTTTCTTCATACATTGGTATGTTTCCTTGTTTAGCCAAACGTTTTTCCTTCATCGTTACTCTGCTCACAAGATGTTTTTGATGAACAAGTTTTGGGAAAAATTCTTCTATTTCTTGACTTACTTATCACAAGGTTCTTCTTTCTTAAGCCCTCGTGCCTATGCGATTTTACACAGAATGCACCACGCATTCTCGGATACAAAAAAAGATCCACACTCTCCCATGTTCTCTAGTAACGTATTTACCATGATGTGGAAAACAAAAAACATCTACAATGCGGTTTTAAACAGAGAGCAAAAGGTAGAAGAGCGCTTCGAACACGATTACCCTGTTTCTAAGACAATTGAAAAAATTGGTGATTCTTGGATCTCCCGTTTAGGCTGGGGAGTGGCTTATGCCTCTTTATATATCGTAGGATACGTTTACTTCGACATGCACTGGGCCTTTTTCTTCTTGTTACCAGTTCACTTTTTAATGGGACCTGTACACGGCGCCATCGTAAACTGGTCAGGTCATAAATATGGTTACCAAAACTATGACAACCATGATCACTCTAAGAACTCGTTAATATTTGATGTCGTGATGATGGGCGAGTTGTTCCAAAACAACCACCACAAACTACCGAACCGCGTTAATTTCGCTACCAAATGGTTTGAATTTGATCCGACTTATCCGATGATTAAATTACTAACGCTATTAAGAATCATCCGACCGAATGTAAAACCGGCAGATGCTAAGTTCTAA
- a CDS encoding glutamine synthetase beta-grasp domain-containing protein, with translation MAKSKLEYIWLDGYKPTQSLRSKTKIENNFSGKLEDLDMWSFDGSSTQQAEGGSSDCLLKPVYVCPDPARRDGYLVMCEVLNADGTPHESNGRATIDDDDNDFWFGFEQEYFLWDPETNKPLGFPANGYPAPQGPYYCSVGANNAYGREIIEEHMDLCIDAGLNIEGINAEVAAGQWEFQMFAKGAKQAGDEIWLGRYILERLGEKYGVAINWHCKPLGELDWNGSGMHANFSNTVLRTAGNKEAYDKICQSFAPFVKEHIEVYGADNHMRLTGKHETASIHDFSYGISDRGASIRIPIAAVEKGWKGWLEDRRPNSAADPYKVAARIIKTVKTAKV, from the coding sequence ATGGCTAAATCAAAATTAGAGTACATTTGGTTGGATGGCTACAAACCAACACAAAGTTTACGTTCTAAGACTAAAATTGAGAACAATTTTAGCGGCAAATTAGAAGACCTAGATATGTGGTCTTTCGATGGTTCTTCTACTCAACAAGCGGAAGGTGGTTCTTCTGACTGTTTATTGAAGCCAGTCTATGTTTGCCCAGATCCAGCACGCCGTGATGGTTATTTAGTAATGTGTGAAGTATTAAACGCGGACGGAACTCCACATGAGTCGAATGGTCGTGCTACGATTGATGACGATGATAACGATTTCTGGTTCGGTTTTGAACAAGAGTATTTCCTTTGGGATCCAGAAACAAACAAGCCTTTAGGTTTCCCAGCAAATGGGTATCCAGCACCTCAAGGTCCTTACTATTGTTCAGTAGGCGCAAATAACGCATACGGTCGTGAGATTATTGAAGAACACATGGACTTGTGTATCGACGCAGGTTTAAATATTGAAGGTATCAACGCTGAGGTAGCAGCTGGACAATGGGAATTCCAAATGTTCGCAAAAGGTGCTAAACAAGCAGGTGATGAAATCTGGTTAGGTCGTTATATTTTAGAGCGTTTAGGCGAGAAATATGGTGTTGCGATCAACTGGCACTGCAAGCCATTAGGTGAATTAGATTGGAACGGTTCAGGAATGCACGCGAACTTCTCTAACACAGTATTACGTACAGCAGGAAACAAAGAAGCATACGATAAAATTTGTCAATCATTCGCTCCATTTGTGAAAGAACACATCGAGGTGTACGGTGCAGACAACCACATGCGTTTAACAGGTAAGCACGAGACAGCTTCGATTCACGATTTCTCTTATGGAATCTCTGATCGTGGTGCATCGATTCGTATCCCTATCGCAGCAGTAGAAAAAGGATGGAAAGGTTGGTTAGAAGACCGTCGTCCGAACTCAGCGGCAGATCCATATAAAGTGGCTGCTCGTATTATCAAGACGGTTAAGACTGCCAAAGTATAA
- a CDS encoding ammonium transporter, with protein MTTQKPTWIPLLVLLAVAVLALFTTSVPGAMPTEGLDTGDTAWMIVASGLVLLMTPGLAYFYGGMVNHKNVISTMLQSFIAMGVISVIWIVFGFSLAFGDSLGGWIGDPRTFFMFNGVFDHKLSLGSSDQLKFTIPFALFAFFQMKFAVITPALISGALAERINFRAFVLFMVLFCVVVYAPLAHWTWHPDGFLFNLGVLDFAGGTVVHMSAGWAALAGALYLRRRKSHIESNILPPANIPYVLLGTGLLWFGWFGFNAGSAVGANGLAVTAFATTHVAAAAAGLSWILFDVTRGKKVSALGFCIGAVVGLVAITPASGFVTVPVAIFIGVVAAIVSNIAAHWRASSNLDDTLDVFPCHGLGGMVGMLMTGIFATSAVNAAVAEQGLFYGETSLFLKHLLALAIVSAFAFGLSYILLIITDKIIPLRVNEEEERLGLDISQHDESLAE; from the coding sequence ATGACGACACAAAAACCAACCTGGATCCCGTTATTAGTTTTATTAGCGGTAGCCGTGCTTGCATTGTTCACAACTTCTGTTCCTGGTGCTATGCCTACGGAAGGATTAGACACAGGTGATACTGCCTGGATGATTGTAGCCTCTGGCTTAGTTTTATTAATGACACCTGGATTAGCTTATTTCTACGGTGGAATGGTTAATCACAAAAACGTGATCTCTACGATGCTACAATCGTTCATCGCCATGGGAGTTATCTCCGTGATTTGGATTGTTTTTGGCTTCTCTTTAGCATTCGGTGACTCTTTAGGTGGCTGGATCGGTGACCCTAGAACATTCTTTATGTTCAATGGCGTATTTGATCACAAATTATCTTTAGGATCCTCTGATCAATTGAAATTCACTATTCCATTTGCCTTATTCGCATTTTTCCAAATGAAGTTTGCCGTTATCACTCCAGCGTTAATCTCTGGTGCGTTAGCTGAGCGTATTAACTTCCGTGCTTTTGTTCTATTCATGGTTCTTTTCTGTGTGGTGGTTTATGCTCCTTTAGCTCACTGGACATGGCACCCAGATGGTTTCTTATTTAACTTAGGCGTATTGGATTTTGCTGGAGGAACGGTTGTTCACATGTCAGCAGGTTGGGCCGCTTTAGCTGGTGCATTATACTTACGTCGTCGTAAGTCTCACATCGAGTCTAACATCTTGCCTCCAGCTAATATTCCTTACGTATTATTAGGAACAGGTTTATTATGGTTCGGATGGTTTGGTTTCAACGCAGGTTCTGCCGTAGGAGCAAATGGATTAGCCGTAACAGCATTCGCAACCACTCACGTAGCGGCTGCAGCAGCAGGTTTATCTTGGATTTTATTTGATGTAACTCGTGGTAAGAAAGTTTCTGCCTTAGGTTTCTGTATCGGTGCGGTGGTAGGTTTAGTAGCGATTACACCAGCATCTGGTTTTGTAACAGTTCCAGTAGCGATTTTCATCGGTGTAGTAGCTGCGATTGTTTCTAACATTGCTGCACACTGGAGAGCCTCTTCTAACTTAGATGATACATTAGACGTATTCCCTTGCCATGGTTTAGGTGGTATGGTAGGTATGTTAATGACAGGTATCTTCGCAACATCAGCCGTTAACGCAGCTGTAGCTGAACAAGGTTTATTCTACGGAGAGACTTCATTATTCTTAAAGCACTTATTAGCCTTAGCAATCGTATCTGCCTTTGCTTTCGGTTTATCTTATATCCTTTTGATCATCACGGACAAAATCATTCCATTACGTGTGAACGAGGAAGAAGAAAGATTAGGTTTGGATATCTCACAACACGATGAGTCGTTAGCTGAGTAA
- a CDS encoding dihydrolipoamide acetyltransferase family protein: MANTEVIMPKMGESIMEATVLNWLKQPGDYVEADEFILEVATDKIDTEVPSPVAGYLQKILVPVGSVATIGKAICVIDAVSSETTSTTDSFSLDESMSALIDLTVGSSELSTEKSTNPWISPLIKQICQSENVSQRELNQLPGSGLDGRITKKDVLNYIAVRNSKRMISSGTLSQGAGMRLPGDEVIEMDRMRKMISERMLDSKRIAPHVTSFLEADVTNMVNWRAKVKQDFQDKYKEALTFTPLLFKATADALKDFPGMLISVEGNYIVQHAQINIGMAVALPNGNLIVPVIHEVDKMTLAELTQKVNDLSARARANKLKPADLEGGTFTISNIGGFGNLMGTPIIVQPQVGILAFGVIEKKPAVITNDKGEDVIAIRQKMFISHSYDHRVVDGSLGGGFVKRVSDYLEKFNLDSDI, encoded by the coding sequence ATGGCCAATACAGAAGTGATTATGCCCAAAATGGGAGAAAGTATCATGGAAGCGACTGTTTTAAATTGGTTAAAACAGCCGGGAGATTACGTGGAAGCGGATGAATTTATCTTAGAAGTGGCTACGGACAAGATTGATACGGAAGTTCCCTCTCCTGTGGCGGGTTATTTGCAGAAGATTTTAGTTCCTGTGGGTTCTGTTGCTACGATAGGTAAGGCGATTTGTGTGATTGATGCGGTTTCATCAGAGACTACTTCAACCACAGACTCGTTTTCGTTAGATGAGAGTATGTCTGCTTTAATCGATTTAACGGTAGGATCCTCTGAATTAAGCACGGAAAAATCAACTAATCCTTGGATTTCTCCCTTGATTAAGCAGATTTGTCAGTCTGAGAATGTATCCCAAAGAGAATTAAACCAACTGCCCGGTTCCGGGCTTGATGGTCGCATCACGAAGAAAGATGTGTTAAATTACATCGCGGTTCGAAATTCGAAGCGTATGATTTCATCCGGAACCTTGAGTCAAGGGGCTGGAATGCGCCTTCCAGGTGACGAAGTAATCGAAATGGATCGTATGCGGAAGATGATTTCCGAGCGTATGCTTGATTCAAAACGCATTGCACCCCACGTTACATCGTTCTTAGAAGCTGATGTGACCAATATGGTGAATTGGCGTGCTAAAGTGAAGCAAGATTTTCAAGATAAATACAAAGAAGCCCTAACCTTCACTCCACTCCTATTTAAAGCGACTGCGGACGCCTTGAAGGATTTTCCAGGTATGCTTATTTCCGTAGAAGGAAATTACATCGTTCAGCACGCTCAAATAAACATCGGAATGGCGGTAGCCTTACCTAATGGTAATTTAATTGTCCCTGTTATTCACGAAGTGGATAAAATGACTTTGGCAGAATTGACGCAAAAGGTGAATGATTTATCTGCTCGTGCCCGAGCGAATAAATTGAAGCCTGCTGATTTAGAAGGTGGAACATTTACGATTTCGAATATTGGTGGATTTGGCAATTTAATGGGTACGCCTATAATTGTGCAGCCTCAGGTAGGTATTTTAGCCTTCGGGGTTATCGAAAAGAAACCAGCAGTCATTACGAACGACAAGGGCGAAGATGTAATAGCTATTCGTCAGAAGATGTTCATTTCCCATTCGTATGACCACCGAGTGGTGGATGGTTCGCTAGGTGGAGGATTCGTGAAGCGGGTTTCGGATTACTTGGAGAAGTTTAATTTAGATTCAGATATATAA
- the gldC gene encoding gliding motility protein GldC: protein MKHSEINFKIQLDDQNIPEQISWSATDNPNEGIEETKAILVATWDPYHKGTLTLPLWTKDMEVLDMKRFFIEIVGTVADASLQATGDNFFAQELEATCRTLSSHLQKEIVALEKGAK, encoded by the coding sequence ATGAAACATTCTGAAATCAATTTTAAAATACAATTAGACGACCAAAATATCCCTGAGCAAATCTCTTGGTCAGCCACTGATAATCCGAACGAAGGTATCGAAGAAACAAAAGCTATTTTAGTAGCCACTTGGGATCCCTATCACAAAGGAACGTTGACTTTACCACTTTGGACGAAAGACATGGAAGTGTTAGACATGAAACGTTTCTTCATCGAAATCGTAGGAACCGTGGCAGATGCTTCGTTACAAGCCACAGGCGATAATTTCTTCGCTCAGGAATTAGAGGCCACCTGTCGCACGTTATCTTCGCATTTACAGAAAGAAATCGTAGCGTTAGAAAAAGGCGCTAAATAA
- a CDS encoding RsmE family RNA methyltransferase, whose amino-acid sequence MSIAVFYAPNAKDSSYLSEEESFHAIRVLRLRVGETIHLLDGRGSKFSAAITSIEGKKVAFGPLEVIDSEPSPSYQIHLYVAPTKQMERMEWMVEKCGEFGIHGIHFFASKNSERKEIKLQRLEKTAISALKQSKNLYLPEITGLHTLKEVAAKEGGEKLFAFISNPPVSSLAKTASKGQVYHVLVGPEGDFTPEESALLVNNNWKPFSLGKSILRTETAGIAVCHGLHILNSD is encoded by the coding sequence ATGAGTATAGCCGTATTTTACGCTCCCAATGCAAAGGATTCCTCTTATTTATCTGAAGAGGAATCCTTTCATGCTATACGGGTATTGCGTTTAAGAGTAGGAGAGACCATTCACTTGTTAGACGGTCGTGGATCTAAATTTAGTGCGGCCATTACTTCAATAGAGGGGAAAAAAGTAGCTTTTGGCCCATTAGAAGTAATTGACTCAGAGCCTTCGCCTTCTTATCAAATACACCTTTATGTCGCTCCCACGAAGCAAATGGAGAGAATGGAGTGGATGGTGGAGAAATGTGGTGAATTTGGCATTCATGGAATACATTTCTTTGCTTCTAAGAATTCCGAAAGAAAAGAAATAAAACTCCAGCGATTAGAAAAGACGGCAATTTCCGCTTTAAAGCAATCTAAGAATTTGTATTTGCCTGAAATAACGGGTTTGCATACGTTGAAAGAAGTTGCAGCGAAGGAGGGAGGCGAAAAACTATTCGCTTTTATTTCGAATCCTCCTGTGTCTTCGCTAGCTAAAACCGCCTCTAAAGGTCAAGTATATCACGTTTTAGTTGGTCCAGAAGGTGACTTTACGCCAGAGGAATCAGCATTATTAGTTAATAATAACTGGAAACCTTTTAGTCTTGGAAAGTCCATTTTACGTACGGAAACGGCTGGAATAGCGGTTTGTCACGGTTTACACATCTTAAATTCTGACTAA